One genomic window of Roseobacter ponti includes the following:
- a CDS encoding AsmA family protein, whose translation MKWIFRLIGLVVVLALVLVVSVLFLPADRIAQIATDQLRAATGRDVSVSGVSITLWPVLGVRAGELEVGNASWAEQGPMLQASGAAIGVDALALLRGEIRITNIEAQSPTIRLEQKADGRASWRFTDASGEARIETGTSPAREARAVSIQRLEVTDATLIYDAEGSDLISYSGVDLSLDWPDRLGPADFAAVLRPTAEPVTVTATIDGFAGFITGETRNVSIDISAGPGDVSLEGRANTAGEVAGSFGVVTGDTSAFMQALGLPPVALPAKLGRRIDLTTQLTLTADRQLALRELSADLGGNRLTGAADIGLNGTPQINARLDAGPLDLSDLSTGSADGGASNGGGTAAPSGNGSWPTERIDASALSAFNGEIALSAEGIDLGRFSLGKTQTVLSNDNSRMVFLLRDVVAYGGNVTGRFVINNRSGLSVGGDLSAAGIEMQGLLDDAVGLSRLTGGGDLKTSFLATGASVDAMMNSLSGDGSLNIGRGTIEGIDLDRLMRSGETGSGTTVFDSLSGTWTIASGVLRNRDLLLELANYRATGEGTVGIGRQVVDYTATPIALRANSGQGISIPVRFTGPWSDVSVQPDFEAVLDAQIDEQTDKLEEKAKEKLLKELGGDTGGSLENQIKDRLFKKLFD comes from the coding sequence ATGAAGTGGATCTTCCGGCTGATCGGGCTCGTTGTGGTGCTGGCCCTTGTCCTCGTCGTATCGGTGCTGTTTCTGCCGGCGGACCGGATCGCACAGATTGCCACTGACCAGCTGCGTGCGGCCACCGGGCGGGATGTTTCGGTCAGCGGTGTCAGTATCACGCTCTGGCCGGTGCTCGGAGTGCGGGCGGGAGAGCTGGAGGTCGGAAATGCCAGCTGGGCGGAGCAGGGCCCGATGCTGCAGGCCTCCGGGGCGGCCATCGGGGTTGATGCCCTGGCGCTGCTCAGAGGAGAGATCCGGATCACCAATATAGAAGCACAAAGCCCGACCATCCGCCTCGAACAGAAAGCTGACGGGCGGGCAAGCTGGCGGTTCACGGACGCAAGCGGCGAAGCGCGGATCGAAACCGGCACATCGCCCGCACGCGAAGCACGTGCAGTCAGCATTCAGCGTCTTGAGGTCACCGATGCGACCCTGATTTATGACGCCGAAGGCAGCGATCTGATCTCGTATTCCGGCGTGGATCTGTCACTTGACTGGCCGGACCGGCTAGGCCCTGCCGATTTTGCGGCGGTACTGCGTCCGACGGCGGAACCGGTGACCGTGACGGCAACTATCGACGGGTTTGCAGGTTTCATCACCGGTGAGACCCGCAATGTCAGCATTGATATAAGTGCAGGGCCCGGCGACGTGAGCCTTGAAGGGCGTGCAAATACCGCAGGCGAGGTTGCCGGCAGCTTTGGTGTCGTCACCGGCGACACCAGCGCGTTTATGCAGGCGCTGGGTCTGCCTCCGGTCGCTCTGCCCGCCAAACTGGGACGCCGGATTGATCTGACGACGCAGCTGACGCTGACCGCTGACAGACAGCTGGCGCTGCGCGAACTTTCAGCCGATCTGGGGGGCAACCGCCTGACAGGGGCTGCTGATATCGGTCTGAACGGCACGCCGCAGATCAACGCCCGTCTGGATGCGGGCCCGCTCGATCTGAGCGATCTCAGCACCGGCAGCGCGGATGGCGGCGCATCGAACGGCGGTGGAACGGCCGCTCCCTCCGGCAACGGCAGCTGGCCGACGGAGCGCATCGATGCCAGTGCGCTGTCCGCTTTCAACGGTGAGATCGCGCTGAGCGCAGAAGGCATTGATCTGGGCCGGTTCAGCCTCGGAAAGACACAGACCGTTCTGAGCAACGACAATTCCAGAATGGTCTTTTTGCTTCGCGATGTTGTGGCCTACGGCGGTAATGTCACCGGGCGCTTTGTCATCAACAACCGCAGCGGGCTTTCTGTGGGCGGAGATCTGAGTGCTGCCGGTATCGAAATGCAGGGACTTCTGGATGATGCGGTCGGGCTGAGCCGGCTGACCGGCGGTGGTGATCTGAAAACGAGTTTCCTGGCCACGGGCGCTTCGGTTGATGCGATGATGAATTCCCTCTCCGGTGACGGCAGCCTGAATATCGGACGTGGTACCATTGAGGGGATTGATCTGGACCGGCTGATGCGGTCAGGGGAAACGGGCAGCGGTACAACGGTCTTTGACAGCCTGAGCGGAACCTGGACGATCGCATCTGGTGTGCTGAGGAACCGGGACCTGCTGCTGGAACTGGCAAACTACCGTGCCACAGGCGAAGGCACAGTCGGCATCGGCCGTCAGGTGGTGGATTACACCGCGACCCCGATTGCGTTGCGTGCCAACAGCGGACAGGGGATTTCAATACCGGTCCGCTTCACCGGCCCCTGGTCAGATGTATCGGTCCAGCCCGATTTCGAAGCCGTTCTTGATGCGCAGATTGATGAACAGACTGATAAACTGGAAGAGAAAGCAAAGGAAAAGCTGCTCAAAGAGCTTGGCGGAGATACAGGCGGCTCGCTGGAAAATCAGATCAAAGACCGCTTGTTCAAAAAGCTTTTTGACTGA
- the rimO gene encoding 30S ribosomal protein S12 methylthiotransferase RimO gives MSTNPPDLRPDIAPKPRMGEPARAGQPTIGMVSLGCPKALVDSERILTRLRAEGYAISPDYAGADAVIVNTCGFLDSAKAESLSAIGEALTENGRVIVTGCLGAEPEYITGAHPKVLAVTGPHQYEQVLDAVHVAVPPSPDPFVDLLPARGVSLTPRHFSYLKISEGCNHKCKFCIIPDMRGRLQSRPAHAVVREAAKLVEGGVRELLVISQDTSAYGVDIRHAEERGHRAHITDLARDLGSLGAWVRLHYVYPYPHVRQLIPLMSEGLVLPYLDIPFQHAHPEVLRRMARPAAAAKTLDEIAAWRDVCPDLTLRSTFIVGYPGETEAEFQTLLDWLDEAQLDRVGCFQYENVDGARSNALPDHVAAEVKQDRWDRFMAKAQAISAAKLAAKTGRRIEVIVDEVDDEAATCRTQADAPEIDGNLFIDEDFSSLKPGDIVTVEVEEASEYDLWGRVVD, from the coding sequence ATGAGCACCAATCCGCCAGACCTGCGCCCCGATATCGCGCCAAAACCCCGCATGGGTGAACCCGCCCGCGCCGGCCAGCCGACGATCGGGATGGTCAGCCTTGGATGTCCCAAAGCGCTGGTGGACAGCGAGCGTATCCTGACCCGGCTGCGCGCCGAAGGCTATGCCATATCGCCCGATTATGCCGGTGCGGACGCCGTCATTGTCAACACCTGCGGTTTTCTCGACAGCGCCAAGGCCGAGAGCCTCTCTGCCATTGGCGAGGCGCTTACCGAAAACGGCCGCGTGATTGTCACCGGCTGCCTCGGGGCCGAACCTGAATACATCACCGGCGCGCACCCGAAAGTGCTCGCAGTGACCGGGCCGCACCAGTATGAACAGGTGCTGGATGCAGTGCATGTTGCTGTCCCCCCCAGCCCCGACCCCTTTGTTGACTTGCTGCCCGCCCGCGGGGTCAGCCTGACGCCCCGGCATTTCAGCTATCTCAAAATTTCCGAGGGCTGCAATCACAAGTGCAAATTCTGCATCATACCGGACATGCGTGGCAGACTGCAGTCACGACCGGCGCACGCCGTGGTGCGTGAGGCTGCAAAACTGGTTGAAGGCGGCGTGCGTGAGCTGCTGGTTATCAGCCAAGACACTTCGGCTTACGGCGTTGATATCCGCCATGCCGAAGAGCGCGGTCACCGTGCGCATATCACCGATCTTGCTCGTGATCTGGGCTCTCTCGGGGCCTGGGTCCGCCTGCATTACGTCTATCCCTATCCGCATGTGCGACAGCTCATTCCGCTGATGAGTGAGGGCCTTGTGCTGCCTTATCTCGATATTCCGTTTCAGCACGCCCATCCGGAGGTGCTGCGCCGCATGGCGCGACCTGCGGCAGCAGCGAAAACTCTTGATGAGATCGCCGCCTGGCGTGATGTCTGCCCCGATCTGACGCTGCGCTCGACGTTTATTGTGGGCTATCCGGGTGAGACAGAAGCGGAGTTTCAGACCCTGCTCGACTGGCTGGATGAGGCACAGCTCGACCGGGTCGGATGCTTTCAGTACGAGAACGTCGACGGCGCGCGTTCAAACGCTCTGCCCGATCATGTCGCAGCAGAGGTCAAACAGGACCGCTGGGACCGTTTCATGGCAAAAGCGCAGGCGATCTCAGCCGCAAAACTGGCCGCGAAAACAGGCCGGCGCATTGAAGTGATTGTCGATGAAGTTGATGACGAGGCCGCTACCTGCCGCACGCAGGCAGACGCGCCCGAGATCGACGGGAATCTCTTTATCGACGAGGATTTTTCATCCCTGAAGCCAGGCGACATCGTCACGGTTGAGGTGGAAGAGGCCAGCGAATACGATCTCTGGGGCCGTGTCGTCGACTGA
- a CDS encoding CDGSH iron-sulfur domain-containing protein produces MSDVPKIAQKGPFAVDVTAGRTYFWCTCGQSSKQPFCDGSHRDSAFNPVKYVAEADEKVFFCGCKRTGNPPLCDGAHNKL; encoded by the coding sequence ATGTCGGATGTACCAAAGATCGCGCAGAAAGGACCCTTTGCCGTCGATGTCACGGCGGGCAGGACCTATTTCTGGTGCACCTGCGGGCAGTCCTCAAAGCAACCCTTCTGTGACGGGTCGCACAGGGACAGCGCGTTTAATCCGGTGAAATACGTGGCTGAAGCGGATGAAAAGGTGTTTTTCTGCGGCTGCAAACGCACCGGCAATCCGCCTCTTTGCGATGGCGCACACAACAAACTCTGA
- a CDS encoding thiol-disulfide oxidoreductase DCC family protein, which translates to MSNSSDPRLHVLYNASCPICSREIDHYAALSTTQSLPLAFDDLNEPDTLKRWGLSREVAAKRLHVRREGVVISGLPAFIAIWREIPRYTWLARVVGAPVIRTAAGAVYDMVLAPLLWRSDRMRMRRNGCDSGTCAPEK; encoded by the coding sequence ATGAGCAACTCATCCGACCCCCGACTGCACGTTCTTTATAACGCCTCCTGCCCGATCTGCAGCCGCGAGATCGACCATTATGCAGCGCTCAGCACCACGCAGTCGCTGCCTCTCGCTTTTGACGATCTGAATGAACCGGACACTCTGAAGCGCTGGGGATTATCACGCGAGGTTGCTGCGAAACGGCTGCATGTGCGCAGGGAAGGCGTTGTGATCAGCGGTTTGCCCGCCTTTATCGCGATCTGGCGCGAAATCCCGCGCTATACCTGGCTTGCGCGGGTGGTGGGTGCCCCTGTCATCCGGACAGCTGCCGGGGCAGTTTATGATATGGTGCTCGCACCGCTGCTCTGGCGCTCCGACAGGATGCGGATGCGCCGGAACGGTTGTGACTCCGGGACATGCGCCCCGGAGAAATGA
- a CDS encoding M48 family metallopeptidase, with product MNVTRSAACLVAMLLAGCQVTTTQGPAPQPRQQTQAETSTASRISASAAGRSFAQVVRTVEPVAERECRARTRQVNCDFRILVDDRPGQPPNAFQTLDKSGRPIIAFTLALIADARNADEMAFVMGHEAAHHIRGHIARQQQNAVAGAVIAGGLAVLLGGNPDVIETAQRQGAAVGARTYSKDFELEADALGTVITARAGYNPLRGAQFFARIPDPGDRFLGTHPPNSQRIETVRRTAAGL from the coding sequence ATGAATGTAACAAGATCAGCCGCCTGCCTTGTCGCGATGCTGCTTGCCGGGTGCCAGGTGACAACGACACAGGGGCCCGCACCGCAGCCCCGCCAGCAGACCCAGGCGGAAACCTCTACGGCCTCCCGGATTTCTGCCAGTGCCGCAGGGCGCAGCTTTGCCCAGGTGGTACGCACAGTCGAGCCCGTGGCCGAGCGTGAATGCCGCGCGAGAACCCGGCAGGTGAACTGCGATTTCCGTATTCTTGTGGACGACCGTCCGGGCCAGCCGCCTAACGCCTTTCAGACGCTCGATAAGTCCGGACGCCCCATCATCGCCTTCACCCTTGCGCTGATCGCTGATGCGCGCAATGCCGATGAGATGGCCTTTGTCATGGGGCACGAGGCGGCGCATCACATCCGGGGCCATATCGCACGCCAGCAGCAGAATGCGGTTGCAGGCGCCGTCATCGCCGGGGGTCTCGCCGTGTTGCTGGGAGGCAACCCCGATGTGATCGAGACAGCGCAGCGTCAGGGCGCTGCTGTCGGCGCGCGGACCTATTCCAAGGATTTTGAGCTGGAGGCCGATGCGCTTGGCACTGTGATCACAGCGCGCGCAGGCTACAACCCGCTGCGCGGCGCGCAGTTCTTTGCGCGAATTCCCGATCCCGGTGACCGTTTTCTGGGCACGCACCCGCCGAATTCACAGCGCATCGAAACGGTACGCCGTACGGCGGCCGGCCTCTGA
- a CDS encoding branched-chain amino acid aminotransferase, protein MSTGTDITTWFEGRWHKGDVPVMRAADHGAWLGSSVFDGARMFSGRAPDLLAHCERVNRSAHALMITATMAPEEMVEIIREGLKHYGPDDAVYIRPMYWGIHGDLTAIVPSRDETGFAICLEQIPMAPADASTTLGRTRFRRPVLEDNVVDAKAGCLYPNNARMLTEVRARGFGNALVADAMGNVAESATANVFMVRDGEVLTPIANGTFLSGITRARHIANLAQDGTQVREKVLTFADFEAADEVFLTGNMSKVTPVTAFEDRQYQIGPVTRRLREMYWDWAASETL, encoded by the coding sequence ATGAGCACCGGCACAGATATCACCACATGGTTTGAAGGCCGGTGGCACAAAGGCGACGTTCCTGTCATGCGGGCTGCCGATCACGGAGCGTGGCTGGGCAGCAGTGTCTTTGACGGCGCGCGCATGTTTTCGGGCCGTGCGCCTGACCTGCTGGCCCATTGCGAGCGCGTCAACCGCAGCGCGCATGCACTGATGATAACCGCCACAATGGCACCGGAAGAAATGGTTGAGATCATTCGCGAGGGGCTCAAGCATTACGGCCCCGACGACGCGGTTTATATCCGGCCGATGTACTGGGGCATCCACGGGGATCTGACTGCCATTGTGCCTTCGCGCGATGAAACAGGTTTTGCGATCTGTCTTGAGCAGATCCCGATGGCACCGGCGGATGCCTCAACGACACTGGGCCGGACCCGTTTCCGGCGCCCGGTCCTTGAAGACAATGTCGTGGACGCCAAGGCCGGCTGCCTCTATCCCAACAATGCACGCATGCTCACCGAAGTCCGCGCGCGCGGCTTCGGCAACGCGCTTGTGGCGGATGCTATGGGCAATGTGGCGGAATCTGCGACGGCTAACGTGTTCATGGTCCGGGACGGCGAGGTTCTGACCCCGATTGCGAACGGCACTTTTCTGTCGGGGATCACACGGGCCCGGCACATCGCAAACCTGGCGCAGGATGGTACGCAGGTGCGCGAAAAAGTGCTGACTTTTGCTGACTTTGAAGCGGCGGACGAGGTGTTTCTTACCGGCAATATGTCAAAGGTTACACCGGTCACCGCATTTGAAGACCGGCAGTATCAGATCGGTCCGGTGACACGGCGGTTGCGCGAAATGTACTGGGACTGGGCCGCCTCAGAGACTCTGTGA
- a CDS encoding BLUF domain-containing protein, whose product MPMQQIIYASRPFGYSLDVLAGILATARLRNARYNITGALICRSDIYLQLLEGPTGKVEEVFQHISNDDRHTEVELLVRARVHERLFPDWAMHHDPAETWLWSPDEIREGVLRQKSAREIREVFVRSAMSLESQSL is encoded by the coding sequence ATGCCGATGCAACAGATCATTTATGCCTCGCGCCCGTTCGGATACAGCCTTGATGTGCTTGCCGGAATTCTTGCCACGGCGCGGCTGCGCAATGCCCGCTATAACATCACCGGTGCGCTGATCTGCCGGTCGGATATCTATCTGCAGCTGCTGGAAGGGCCGACGGGAAAGGTCGAGGAGGTCTTTCAGCATATCAGCAATGACGACCGGCACACCGAGGTCGAACTGCTGGTCAGAGCCAGAGTGCACGAACGTCTTTTCCCGGACTGGGCGATGCACCACGATCCGGCCGAAACCTGGCTCTGGTCCCCTGATGAGATCCGAGAAGGGGTGCTCAGGCAGAAATCGGCGCGTGAAATCCGCGAGGTTTTCGTGCGGTCGGCGATGTCGCTTGAATCACAGAGTCTCTGA
- a CDS encoding universal stress protein has product MRKFLVILDDSRECLNAMRFAAMRAARTGGGVSILSIIPPDEFNHWIGVGEMMREEARERIEVHYEVFAKWMRDRQGIEPELIIREGQAVDEIMAQVREDESIGVLVLGAGSDKKGPGPLVTHLSRMAGGLPIPITIVPGDLSKEKLEAIT; this is encoded by the coding sequence ATGCGCAAGTTTCTGGTCATCCTCGATGACAGCCGTGAATGCCTGAACGCCATGCGGTTTGCCGCCATGCGCGCGGCCAGAACCGGCGGTGGTGTGAGCATTCTTTCGATTATCCCGCCCGATGAGTTCAATCACTGGATCGGTGTGGGGGAGATGATGCGCGAAGAGGCGCGCGAGCGGATTGAAGTGCATTATGAGGTCTTTGCCAAGTGGATGCGTGACCGCCAGGGAATCGAGCCCGAGCTGATCATCCGCGAAGGTCAGGCAGTTGACGAGATAATGGCGCAGGTGCGCGAAGACGAAAGCATCGGGGTGCTTGTCCTCGGCGCGGGAAGTGACAAAAAGGGCCCCGGTCCGCTTGTGACGCATCTGTCGCGCATGGCCGGCGGGCTACCCATTCCGATCACCATCGTTCCGGGTGATCTGAGCAAAGAAAAGCTCGAAGCGATTACCTGA
- a CDS encoding NifU family protein: MFIQTESTPNPATLKFLPGQTVLEMGTADFPTSETADKSPLATRIYAVEGVTGVFFGTDFVTVTKAEAVDWDHIKPALLGAIMEHFQSGQPVMAGDHAPASGHAEHTGEDGAIVSQIKELLDSRVRPAVAQDGGDITFHGFDRGVVYLHMQGACAGCPSSTLTLKMGIENLLRHYIPEVTEVRPVAS, encoded by the coding sequence ATGTTTATTCAGACCGAATCCACCCCGAACCCCGCAACGCTGAAGTTCCTGCCCGGACAGACCGTTCTGGAAATGGGGACGGCTGACTTCCCGACGTCCGAGACAGCGGATAAATCTCCGCTCGCGACGCGCATCTATGCCGTTGAGGGCGTTACCGGCGTCTTTTTCGGAACTGATTTCGTGACCGTGACCAAAGCCGAAGCGGTGGACTGGGATCATATCAAACCCGCCCTTCTGGGCGCCATCATGGAACATTTCCAGTCCGGTCAGCCGGTGATGGCGGGTGATCATGCGCCGGCCTCCGGTCATGCCGAACATACCGGTGAAGATGGCGCAATCGTGAGCCAGATCAAAGAGCTGCTCGACAGCCGGGTGCGTCCGGCCGTGGCGCAGGACGGCGGCGACATCACCTTCCACGGCTTTGACCGGGGAGTGGTCTATCTGCACATGCAGGGTGCCTGTGCCGGTTGCCCGTCGTCGACACTGACGCTGAAAATGGGCATCGAGAACCTTCTCCGTCATTATATTCCCGAAGTGACCGAGGTCCGCCCTGTCGCCAGCTGA
- a CDS encoding GFA family protein — MAKPQTAVRCHCSDGLRVTGAPPAAFAAPAFSDLAIRPDPDTGFRPSDCVERRFCVTCGSPLYATWAHLPEQIYIPPVILNEATGIAQELRCHSDAVLPRVSMDDGVEKVSASGRETLRRPPGPL; from the coding sequence ATGGCAAAGCCGCAAACCGCTGTCAGGTGCCACTGCAGTGATGGCCTGCGCGTCACCGGTGCACCGCCGGCAGCATTTGCGGCACCTGCCTTTTCAGATTTGGCGATCCGGCCTGATCCCGATACGGGTTTTCGCCCGTCAGACTGCGTTGAACGCCGGTTCTGCGTAACCTGCGGCTCGCCGCTCTACGCGACCTGGGCGCATCTGCCGGAACAGATTTACATTCCCCCAGTCATTCTCAATGAGGCGACGGGCATAGCTCAGGAACTGCGTTGTCACTCGGACGCGGTACTGCCCCGGGTTTCGATGGACGACGGCGTGGAAAAGGTCTCCGCCTCTGGCAGGGAGACGCTGCGCCGCCCGCCGGGGCCGCTGTGA
- the tsaB gene encoding tRNA (adenosine(37)-N6)-threonylcarbamoyltransferase complex dimerization subunit type 1 TsaB, with translation MAGPLTFAFDTSGPHCAAALLSGETLVAAACEEMARGQAERLMDLCAEVLHAGGIGWSDLDRLAVGIGPGNFTGLRISVAAARGLALGLGVPAIGVSNLEAQAFGFDGPVVSTLDARRDHFYLQSFGTADPVAPVLCDLAALPAGLRGTAPLCVGHRAAEIAEQTSGSIGRQTLPVAETIARVAFARGGDRHPRPAPLYIRPADAAPARDKPPVILS, from the coding sequence ATGGCCGGTCCGCTGACATTTGCCTTCGACACCTCGGGGCCTCACTGTGCTGCTGCATTGCTGTCGGGAGAGACGCTGGTCGCCGCCGCCTGCGAAGAGATGGCCAGGGGTCAGGCGGAACGCCTTATGGATCTCTGTGCAGAAGTGCTGCACGCCGGCGGCATCGGCTGGTCTGATCTCGACCGGCTTGCAGTCGGCATCGGGCCCGGCAATTTCACCGGGTTGCGGATTTCAGTGGCAGCGGCACGCGGCCTCGCTCTGGGGCTTGGCGTCCCTGCCATCGGCGTGAGTAATCTCGAAGCACAGGCTTTCGGATTTGACGGACCGGTTGTCTCAACCCTCGATGCCCGGCGCGATCACTTTTATCTGCAAAGCTTTGGCACGGCCGACCCTGTGGCGCCTGTGCTGTGCGACCTGGCTGCACTGCCGGCCGGTCTGAGGGGCACAGCGCCGCTTTGTGTCGGGCACCGCGCGGCGGAAATTGCAGAGCAGACCAGCGGCAGCATCGGCCGGCAAACGCTGCCGGTGGCAGAGACAATAGCCCGGGTGGCCTTCGCCCGGGGTGGTGACAGACACCCGCGCCCCGCCCCGCTCTATATCCGCCCTGCCGATGCGGCACCTGCGCGCGATAAACCACCGGTAATACTGTCATGA
- a CDS encoding GNAT family N-acetyltransferase, giving the protein MTPEEVARIHQAAFAPDRGWRAEEVRDLLRNPHVSLHTVTGGFALVMTVAGEAELISLAVHPEAQRAGRGSELMHLWMNGVDAHTAFLEVAADNTAARALYEAHGFAVTGRRAGYYARPGSPAVDAVLMKSALKARNAAETPAPAPETG; this is encoded by the coding sequence ATGACACCGGAAGAAGTCGCGCGGATCCACCAGGCCGCGTTCGCGCCGGACCGGGGGTGGCGTGCGGAAGAAGTGCGGGATCTGCTGCGCAACCCGCATGTTTCACTGCATACGGTCACAGGAGGCTTTGCGCTTGTGATGACCGTCGCCGGGGAAGCTGAGCTGATCTCGCTTGCCGTGCACCCTGAGGCACAGCGGGCGGGCCGCGGGTCGGAGCTGATGCACCTGTGGATGAACGGTGTCGATGCACACACGGCCTTTCTTGAAGTGGCGGCGGATAACACGGCGGCTCGGGCGCTTTATGAAGCACACGGATTCGCCGTTACAGGACGGCGTGCAGGCTATTACGCCCGCCCCGGGAGCCCTGCTGTGGACGCAGTGCTCATGAAGTCCGCGCTCAAAGCACGTAACGCGGCGGAAACGCCTGCGCCCGCGCCAGAAACCGGTTGA
- a CDS encoding BMP family lipoprotein: MTLMQKFLGASATLALSAGAALADPALIFDLGGKFDKSFNEAAFNGAQRWAEETGGTFLEIELQSEAQREQALRRFAESGANPVITTGFAFADPVNAVAGDYPDTKFVNIDGWLPEVPANVQLIGFQEHQGSYLVGMMAAMASETGTVGFIGGMDIPLIRHFGCGYAQGVKAVNPDATVIANMTGTTPAAWNDPVKGSELTKAQISQGADVVYAAAGGTGVGVLQTAADEDILSIGVDSNQNHLHPGKVLTSMLKRVDVAVYETMKSGGDVETGGFTVLGLAEDGVGYAMDDNNASLVTDEMKAAVEEAREKIISGDLEVVAYYANDSCPALDF; this comes from the coding sequence ATGACCCTTATGCAAAAATTCCTCGGCGCAAGCGCCACCCTGGCGCTGAGCGCTGGTGCCGCGCTGGCCGACCCTGCCCTGATCTTTGACCTTGGCGGCAAATTCGACAAATCCTTCAACGAGGCCGCCTTTAACGGTGCGCAACGCTGGGCAGAAGAAACAGGCGGAACGTTCCTCGAGATCGAACTGCAGTCCGAAGCACAGCGTGAGCAGGCTCTGCGCCGCTTCGCCGAATCGGGTGCCAACCCGGTCATCACAACAGGCTTCGCTTTTGCCGACCCGGTGAATGCGGTTGCCGGAGACTATCCCGACACCAAATTCGTGAACATCGACGGCTGGCTGCCGGAAGTGCCTGCAAACGTGCAGCTCATCGGCTTTCAGGAGCATCAGGGCTCGTACCTCGTGGGCATGATGGCCGCGATGGCATCTGAAACAGGCACTGTTGGCTTCATCGGTGGTATGGATATCCCACTCATTCGCCACTTTGGCTGCGGATACGCGCAGGGCGTGAAAGCCGTGAACCCCGACGCCACGGTGATTGCCAATATGACCGGCACGACACCTGCCGCCTGGAACGACCCGGTGAAAGGCTCAGAGCTCACCAAAGCGCAGATCAGCCAGGGCGCTGACGTGGTATACGCCGCCGCCGGTGGCACAGGCGTGGGCGTTCTGCAGACCGCGGCTGACGAGGATATCCTGTCGATCGGCGTTGACAGCAACCAGAACCACCTGCACCCGGGCAAGGTTCTGACGTCAATGCTCAAGCGCGTGGACGTCGCGGTCTATGAGACCATGAAGTCCGGCGGCGATGTTGAAACCGGTGGCTTTACCGTTCTCGGTCTGGCCGAAGACGGCGTCGGCTATGCGATGGACGACAACAACGCGTCGCTGGTGACCGACGAAATGAAGGCCGCCGTTGAGGAAGCCCGCGAAAAGATCATCTCCGGTGACCTTGAAGTCGTGGCATATTACGCAAACGACAGCTGCCCTGCACTGGACTTCTGA